One window of the Trifolium pratense cultivar HEN17-A07 linkage group LG2, ARS_RC_1.1, whole genome shotgun sequence genome contains the following:
- the LOC123905727 gene encoding TMV resistance protein N-like isoform X1, whose translation MASLTDRFKYDVFLSFRGEDTRHGFTGNLWKALQDRGVNTFIDDEKLRKGEEITLSLVKAIEDSNMAIVVLSKNYASSSFCLQELSTILDCIKDKGRCVLPVFYLVDPSDVRKLKSCYGEAMMGHEMGSNSNIDLLKKWKNALHQVSNLSGFHFKNKDRDEYEHVFIQKIVEQVSREIIPVTLHVPDYLVGLKDQKLIVTSLLSVGSVDTVHMVGIHGTGGIGKTTLALEVYNSIVHRFQGSCFLEKVRENSDKNGLIYLQKILLSEIVGEKSIELPSVRQGISILQQRLHQKKVLLLLDDVDSEEQLQAIAGRSDWFGPGSRVIITTRDKRLLTCHGVESTYEVKGLNDKDAFELVRWKAFKNKFSPSYNDFLLVQKHTGKLTANKLLRLKTLNTENKFSGYVHVLERAVAYASGLPLALEVIGSHFFNKTIEQCKCALDRYERVPDKKIQTTLQLSFDALQEEEKSVFLDIACCFKLYKLTRVEQILHAHHGDIMKDHINVLVEKSLIKINEFGDVTLHDLVEDMGKEIVRQESPEDPGKRSRLWASKDIIQVLEENTGTSKIEIICPNSRIEVEWDGEAFKKMENLRTLIIIDGKFTESPKHLPNSLRVFAHFQNPSWDLPSEFYPKKLAICNIPSDSTSFEWGDFFKKKFKNIRVLNFDGNKFLTRTPDVSGLVHLEEFSFQDCENLITVDDSVGLLGKLKTLRAMCCIKLRRIPPLKLASLEELDLSGCSCLESFPPVVDGLLGKLKTMSLRSCIKLRSIPPLKLTSLEIFDLSHCFSLETFPLVVDSFLGKLKTLLVQSCHSLRSIPPLKLDSLETLDLSHCYSLESFPPVVDGLVDKLKTMSVRNCIKIKIIPPLVLASLEELDLSNCTSLESFSPVVDGLMDKLKIMNFRSCINLRSIPPLKLDSLEKLDLSNCYSLESFPPVVDGFLGKLKTLLVTSCHNLRSIPPLKLDSLEELDLSCCYSLESFPSVMDGLLDKLKFLNIEHCIMLRSIPPLRLTSLEKFNLSYCLSLKSFPKILGEIINIPGLLLYETPIKAFPFRNLTPPPTSYPCKCGIAQFPNRVVAMSMLAEFTIMGEGKVIPMQSSHVEYICIRSCELSDEYLSTSLMLFANVKELHLTNNHFTVLPKSIEKCHFLWRLVLDDCEELQEIKGIPPCLRMLSALNCQSLTSSSKSKLLNQDLHEDGNTWFRLPRAKIPEWFDHQCSEGLSISFWFRNKFPDILLCVGSPLTWFPNHQHRVRVIINGNTFFYTHGLNIGSSLKKMYHLHLFHMKMEKFNDNMDKALFENKWNHAEVDFGFPFQKSGIHVLKDKSNMKDIRFNDPENDANIVLHPGC comes from the exons ATGGCTTCCCTCACCGATCGATTCAAATACGATGTTTTTCTTAGCTTTAGAGGCGAAGATACTCGCCACGGTTTCACCGGAAATCTCTGGAAAGCTCTTCAAGACAGAGGAGTCAACACCTTCATTGACGACGAGAAGCTTCGCAAAGGGGAAGAAATCACACTATCACTCGTCAAAGCTATTGAAGACTCCAATATGGCCATCGTTGTGCTTTCCAAGAACTATGCATCTTCTTCCTTTTGCTTACAAGAACTTTCCACGATCCTTGATTGTATAAAAGATAAGGGTAGGTGTGTCTTGCCGGTTTTTTATTTAGTGGATCCTTCTGATGTAAGAAAGTTGAAAAGTTGTTACGGAGAAGCGATGATGGGGCATGAGATGGGGTCCAATAGTAACATAGATCTGTTGAAGAAATGGAAGAATGCTCTTCACCAAGTTTCTAATTTGTCTGGCTTTCATTTCAAAAATAAAGATcg GGATGAATATGAACATGTTTTTATTCAAAAGATAGTTGAACAAGTCTCAAGAGAGATTATACCTGTTACTTTACATGTTCCTGATTACCTAGTTGGACTCAAGGACCAAAAGCTAATTGTAACATCACTTTTGAGTGTTGGGTCTGTTGATACTGTCCACATGGTAGGGATCCATGGGACTGGCGGAATAGGGAAAACCACTCTTGCTCTAGAAGTTTATAATTCGATTGTCCATCGATTTCAAGGGTCCTGTTTTCTTGAAAAAGTCAGAGAAAATTCAGACAAAAATGGGTTGATATATCTACAAAAGATCCTTCTGTCTGAAATTGTTGGAGAGAAGAGCATTGAGTTACCAAGTGTTAGACAAGGAATTTCAATATTACAACAAAGGCTCCACCAAAAGAAGGTTCTTTTACTTCTAGATGATGTTGACAGTGAGGAGCAATTACAGGCTATTGCTGGAAGATCCGATTGGTTTGGTCCAGGCAGTAGAGTCATCATCACAACTCGGGACAAAAGGTTGCTAACATGTCATGGGGTTGAAAGTACATATGAGGTGAAGGGGTTGAATGACAAAGATGCTTTTGAGTTGGTTAGATGGAAAGcttttaaaaataagtttagTCCAAGCTACAACGATTTTTTATTAGTACAAAAGCATACCGGAAAATTGACTGCAAACAAATTGCTTAGATTGAAAACTTTAAATActgaaaacaaattttcaggTTATGTGCATGTTTTAGAACGTGCCGTAGCATATGCTTCTGGCCTCCCACTTGCTTTGGAAGTCATCGGTTCTCACTTTTTTAATAAGACAATAGAGCAATGTAAATGTGCACTAGATCGTTATGAAAGGGTTCCTGATAAAAAGATCCAAACGACACTACAACTGAGTTTTGATGCTTTGCAAGAAGAAGAGAAGTCTGTTTTTCTTGACATTGCATGTTGCTTCAAACTATATAAATTGACAAGGGTCGAACAAATACTTCATGCTCATCATGGTGATATCATGAAAGATCACATTAATGTGTTAGTGGAAAAATCTCTCATTAAAATAAATGAGTTTGGTGACGTGACATTACATGATTTAGTAGAGGATATGGGGAAAGAAATTGTTAGACAAGAATCACCGGAAGATCCTGGAAAACGCAGTAGGTTATGGGCCTCTAAAGATATAATTCAAGTTTTAGAAGAAAATACG GGAACAAGTAAAATTGAAATCATATGTCCAAACTCCCGGATTGAAGTAGAATGGGATGGAGAGGCATTCAAGAAGATGGAAAACCTCAGAACGCTAATTATTATTGATGGCAAATTTACTGAAAGTCCCAAACATCTTCCGAATAGTCTAAGAGTATTCGCTCATTTTCAAAATCCTTCATGGGATTTACCGTCTGAGTTTTATCCGAAGAAACTTGCCATATGCAATATTCCCTCTGATTCTACATCATTCGAGTGGGGAGACTTTTTCAAGAAG AAGTTCAAGAATATACGGGTTTTAAATTTTGATGGCAATAAATTTTTAACACGGACACCTGATGTGTCTGGCCTCGTACATTTGGAAGAATTTTCATTTCAAGATTGTGAGAATTTAATCACAGTCGATGACTCTGTTGGGTTGCTGGGCAAACTTAAAACCTTGAGAGCTATGTGTTGCATCAAGCTCAGGAGAATTCCGCCTCTCAAGTTGGCTTCTCTAGAAGAACTCGATCTTTCAGGGTGTTCTTGTCTTGAAAGTTTTCCACCTGTGGTAGACGGGTTGCTGGGTAAACTTAAAACCATGAGCCTTAGAAGTTGCATCAAGCTAAGGAGTATTCCACCTCTTAAGCTGACTTCGCTTGAAATATTTGATCTTTCACATTGTTTTAGTCTCGAGACTTTTCCACTTGTTGTGGATAGTTTTCTTGGAAAACTTAAAACCCTGCTTGTTCAAAGTTGTCACAGTCTCAGGAGTATTCCACCTCTCAAGTTGGATTCACTAGAAACACTCGACCTTTCACATTGCTATAGTCTTGAGAGTTTTCCACCTGTGGTAGATGGGTTGGTGGATAAGCTTAAAACCATGAGTGTTAGAAAttgcatcaaaatcaaaattattccACCTCTTGTGTTGGCTTCTCTAGAAGAACTCGATCTTTCAAATTGTACTAGTCTAGAGAGTTTTTCACCTGTGGTAGATGGGTTGATGGATAAGCTTAAAATCATGAATTTTAGAAGTTGCATCAACCTAAGGAGTATTCCACCTCTCAAGTTGGATTCTCTAGAAAAACTTGACCTTTCAAATTGTTATAGTCTCGAGAGTTTTCCACCTGTGGTGGATGGGTTTCTTGGAAAACTTAAAACCTTGCTTGTTACAAGTTGTCACAATCTCAGGAGTATTCCACCTCTCAAGTTGGATTCTTTAGAAGAACTTGATCTTTCATGTTGTTATAGCCTCGAGAGTTTTCCAAGTGTGATGGATGGGTTGTTGGATAAACTTAAATTCTTGAATATTGAACATTGCATCATGCTTAGGAGTATCCCACCGCTCAGGTTAACTTCGTTGGAAAAGTTCAATCTTTCATATTGTCTAAGTCTCAAGAGTTTTCCAAAAATATTGGGAGAGATCATAAATATACCAGGACTTCTCTTGTATGAAACTCCCATAAAAGCATTTCCATTTCGGAATCTTACTCCGCCTCCAACATCATATCCATGTAAATGTGGAATTGCACAATTTCCAAATAGAGTTGTTGCGATGTCAATGCTTGCCGAATTTACCATCATGGGTGAAGGGAAAGTGATCCCAATGCAATCTTCACATGTAGAATATATTTGTATCAGGAGCTGTGAACTTTCAGATGAATATCTATCAACAAGTCTCATGTTGTTTGCAAATGTGAAAGAATTACACCTAACTAACAATCATTTCACAGTTCTTCCTAAATCAATcgaaaaatgtcattttttatgGAGACTTGTCTTGGATGATTGTGAGGAACTTCAGGAAATTAAAGGGATTCCTCCATGCTTAAGAATGTTATCCGCACTAAACTGTCAATCCTTGACTTCGTCAAGCAAAAGCAAATTACTAAATCAG GATTTACATGAGGATGGAAATACTTGGTTCCGTTTGCCACGAGCAAAGATTCCAGAGTGGTTCGACCACCAATGCTCGGAAGGATTGTCAATTTCTTTCTGGTTTCGTAACAAGTTTCCTGACATACTTCTCTGTGTTGGTTCTCCGTTGACATGGTTCCCTAATCATCAACATCGTGTTAGGGTGATCATCAATGGCAATACATTTTTCTATACCCATGGTTTAAATATAGGTAGCTCACTGAAAAAAATGTATCATTTACATCTTTTTCATATGAAAATGGAAAAGTTCAATGATAATATGGATAAAGCACTTTTCGAAAATAAGTGGAACCACGCAGAGGTTGACTTCGGATTCCCATTCCAGAAAAGTGGAATCCATGTATTGAAAGACAAAAGTAACATGAAGGATATTCGATTCAATGACCCAGAAAATGATGCTAACATCGTGTTACACCCGGGATGTTGA
- the LOC123905727 gene encoding TMV resistance protein N-like isoform X2 — protein sequence MASLTDRFKYDVFLSFRGEDTRHGFTGNLWKALQDRGVNTFIDDEKLRKGEEITLSLVKAIEDSNMAIVVLSKNYASSSFCLQELSTILDCIKDKGRCVLPVFYLVDPSDVRKLKSCYGEAMMGHEMGSNSNIDLLKKWKNALHQVSNLSGFHFKNKDRDEYEHVFIQKIVEQVSREIIPVTLHVPDYLVGLKDQKLIVTSLLSVGSVDTVHMVGIHGTGGIGKTTLALEVYNSIVHRFQGSCFLEKVRENSDKNGLIYLQKILLSEIVGEKSIELPSVRQGISILQQRLHQKKVLLLLDDVDSEEQLQAIAGRSDWFGPGSRVIITTRDKRLLTCHGVESTYEVKGLNDKDAFELVRWKAFKNKFSPSYNDFLLVQKHTGKLTANKLLRLKTLNTENKFSGYVHVLERAVAYASGLPLALEVIGSHFFNKTIEQCKCALDRYERVPDKKIQTTLQLSFDALQEEEKSVFLDIACCFKLYKLTRVEQILHAHHGDIMKDHINVLVEKSLIKINEFGDVTLHDLVEDMGKEIVRQESPEDPGKRSRLWASKDIIQVLEENTGTSKIEIICPNSRIEVEWDGEAFKKMENLRTLIIIDGKFTESPKHLPNSLRVFAHFQNPSWDLPSEFYPKKLAICNIPSDSTSFEWGDFFKKKFKNIRVLNFDGNKFLTRTPDVSGLVHLEEFSFQDCENLITVDDSVGLLGKLKTLRAMCCIKLRRIPPLKLASLEELDLSGCSCLESFPPVVDGLLGKLKTMSLRSCIKLRSIPPLKLTSLEIFDLSHCFSLETFPLVVDSFLGKLKTLLVQSCHSLRSIPPLKLDSLETLDLSHCYSLESFPPVVDGLVDKLKTMSVRNCIKIKIIPPLVLASLEELDLSNCTSLESFSPVVDGLMDKLKIMNFRSCINLRSIPPLKLDSLEKLDLSNCYSLESFPPVVDGFLGKLKTLLVTSCHNLRSIPPLKLDSLEELDLSCCYSLESFPSVMDGLLDKLKFLNIEHCIMLRSIPPLRLTSLEKFNLSYCLSLKSFPKILGEIINIPGLLLYETPIKAFPFRNLTPPPTSYPCKCGIAQFPNRVVAMSMLAEFTIMGEGKVIPMQSSHVEYICIRSCELSDEYLSTSLMLFANVKELHLTNNHFTVLPKSIEKCHFLWRLVLDDCEELQEIKGIPPCLRMLSALNCQSLTSSSKSKLLNQDLHEDGNTWFRLPRAKIPEWFDHQCSEGLSISFWFRNKFPDILLCVGSPLTWFPNHQHRVRVIINGNTFFYTHGLNIGRREH from the exons ATGGCTTCCCTCACCGATCGATTCAAATACGATGTTTTTCTTAGCTTTAGAGGCGAAGATACTCGCCACGGTTTCACCGGAAATCTCTGGAAAGCTCTTCAAGACAGAGGAGTCAACACCTTCATTGACGACGAGAAGCTTCGCAAAGGGGAAGAAATCACACTATCACTCGTCAAAGCTATTGAAGACTCCAATATGGCCATCGTTGTGCTTTCCAAGAACTATGCATCTTCTTCCTTTTGCTTACAAGAACTTTCCACGATCCTTGATTGTATAAAAGATAAGGGTAGGTGTGTCTTGCCGGTTTTTTATTTAGTGGATCCTTCTGATGTAAGAAAGTTGAAAAGTTGTTACGGAGAAGCGATGATGGGGCATGAGATGGGGTCCAATAGTAACATAGATCTGTTGAAGAAATGGAAGAATGCTCTTCACCAAGTTTCTAATTTGTCTGGCTTTCATTTCAAAAATAAAGATcg GGATGAATATGAACATGTTTTTATTCAAAAGATAGTTGAACAAGTCTCAAGAGAGATTATACCTGTTACTTTACATGTTCCTGATTACCTAGTTGGACTCAAGGACCAAAAGCTAATTGTAACATCACTTTTGAGTGTTGGGTCTGTTGATACTGTCCACATGGTAGGGATCCATGGGACTGGCGGAATAGGGAAAACCACTCTTGCTCTAGAAGTTTATAATTCGATTGTCCATCGATTTCAAGGGTCCTGTTTTCTTGAAAAAGTCAGAGAAAATTCAGACAAAAATGGGTTGATATATCTACAAAAGATCCTTCTGTCTGAAATTGTTGGAGAGAAGAGCATTGAGTTACCAAGTGTTAGACAAGGAATTTCAATATTACAACAAAGGCTCCACCAAAAGAAGGTTCTTTTACTTCTAGATGATGTTGACAGTGAGGAGCAATTACAGGCTATTGCTGGAAGATCCGATTGGTTTGGTCCAGGCAGTAGAGTCATCATCACAACTCGGGACAAAAGGTTGCTAACATGTCATGGGGTTGAAAGTACATATGAGGTGAAGGGGTTGAATGACAAAGATGCTTTTGAGTTGGTTAGATGGAAAGcttttaaaaataagtttagTCCAAGCTACAACGATTTTTTATTAGTACAAAAGCATACCGGAAAATTGACTGCAAACAAATTGCTTAGATTGAAAACTTTAAATActgaaaacaaattttcaggTTATGTGCATGTTTTAGAACGTGCCGTAGCATATGCTTCTGGCCTCCCACTTGCTTTGGAAGTCATCGGTTCTCACTTTTTTAATAAGACAATAGAGCAATGTAAATGTGCACTAGATCGTTATGAAAGGGTTCCTGATAAAAAGATCCAAACGACACTACAACTGAGTTTTGATGCTTTGCAAGAAGAAGAGAAGTCTGTTTTTCTTGACATTGCATGTTGCTTCAAACTATATAAATTGACAAGGGTCGAACAAATACTTCATGCTCATCATGGTGATATCATGAAAGATCACATTAATGTGTTAGTGGAAAAATCTCTCATTAAAATAAATGAGTTTGGTGACGTGACATTACATGATTTAGTAGAGGATATGGGGAAAGAAATTGTTAGACAAGAATCACCGGAAGATCCTGGAAAACGCAGTAGGTTATGGGCCTCTAAAGATATAATTCAAGTTTTAGAAGAAAATACG GGAACAAGTAAAATTGAAATCATATGTCCAAACTCCCGGATTGAAGTAGAATGGGATGGAGAGGCATTCAAGAAGATGGAAAACCTCAGAACGCTAATTATTATTGATGGCAAATTTACTGAAAGTCCCAAACATCTTCCGAATAGTCTAAGAGTATTCGCTCATTTTCAAAATCCTTCATGGGATTTACCGTCTGAGTTTTATCCGAAGAAACTTGCCATATGCAATATTCCCTCTGATTCTACATCATTCGAGTGGGGAGACTTTTTCAAGAAG AAGTTCAAGAATATACGGGTTTTAAATTTTGATGGCAATAAATTTTTAACACGGACACCTGATGTGTCTGGCCTCGTACATTTGGAAGAATTTTCATTTCAAGATTGTGAGAATTTAATCACAGTCGATGACTCTGTTGGGTTGCTGGGCAAACTTAAAACCTTGAGAGCTATGTGTTGCATCAAGCTCAGGAGAATTCCGCCTCTCAAGTTGGCTTCTCTAGAAGAACTCGATCTTTCAGGGTGTTCTTGTCTTGAAAGTTTTCCACCTGTGGTAGACGGGTTGCTGGGTAAACTTAAAACCATGAGCCTTAGAAGTTGCATCAAGCTAAGGAGTATTCCACCTCTTAAGCTGACTTCGCTTGAAATATTTGATCTTTCACATTGTTTTAGTCTCGAGACTTTTCCACTTGTTGTGGATAGTTTTCTTGGAAAACTTAAAACCCTGCTTGTTCAAAGTTGTCACAGTCTCAGGAGTATTCCACCTCTCAAGTTGGATTCACTAGAAACACTCGACCTTTCACATTGCTATAGTCTTGAGAGTTTTCCACCTGTGGTAGATGGGTTGGTGGATAAGCTTAAAACCATGAGTGTTAGAAAttgcatcaaaatcaaaattattccACCTCTTGTGTTGGCTTCTCTAGAAGAACTCGATCTTTCAAATTGTACTAGTCTAGAGAGTTTTTCACCTGTGGTAGATGGGTTGATGGATAAGCTTAAAATCATGAATTTTAGAAGTTGCATCAACCTAAGGAGTATTCCACCTCTCAAGTTGGATTCTCTAGAAAAACTTGACCTTTCAAATTGTTATAGTCTCGAGAGTTTTCCACCTGTGGTGGATGGGTTTCTTGGAAAACTTAAAACCTTGCTTGTTACAAGTTGTCACAATCTCAGGAGTATTCCACCTCTCAAGTTGGATTCTTTAGAAGAACTTGATCTTTCATGTTGTTATAGCCTCGAGAGTTTTCCAAGTGTGATGGATGGGTTGTTGGATAAACTTAAATTCTTGAATATTGAACATTGCATCATGCTTAGGAGTATCCCACCGCTCAGGTTAACTTCGTTGGAAAAGTTCAATCTTTCATATTGTCTAAGTCTCAAGAGTTTTCCAAAAATATTGGGAGAGATCATAAATATACCAGGACTTCTCTTGTATGAAACTCCCATAAAAGCATTTCCATTTCGGAATCTTACTCCGCCTCCAACATCATATCCATGTAAATGTGGAATTGCACAATTTCCAAATAGAGTTGTTGCGATGTCAATGCTTGCCGAATTTACCATCATGGGTGAAGGGAAAGTGATCCCAATGCAATCTTCACATGTAGAATATATTTGTATCAGGAGCTGTGAACTTTCAGATGAATATCTATCAACAAGTCTCATGTTGTTTGCAAATGTGAAAGAATTACACCTAACTAACAATCATTTCACAGTTCTTCCTAAATCAATcgaaaaatgtcattttttatgGAGACTTGTCTTGGATGATTGTGAGGAACTTCAGGAAATTAAAGGGATTCCTCCATGCTTAAGAATGTTATCCGCACTAAACTGTCAATCCTTGACTTCGTCAAGCAAAAGCAAATTACTAAATCAG GATTTACATGAGGATGGAAATACTTGGTTCCGTTTGCCACGAGCAAAGATTCCAGAGTGGTTCGACCACCAATGCTCGGAAGGATTGTCAATTTCTTTCTGGTTTCGTAACAAGTTTCCTGACATACTTCTCTGTGTTGGTTCTCCGTTGACATGGTTCCCTAATCATCAACATCGTGTTAGGGTGATCATCAATGGCAATACATTTTTCTATACCCATGGTTTAAATATAG GCAGAAGAGAGCATTAG